From Arachis hypogaea cultivar Tifrunner chromosome 3, arahy.Tifrunner.gnm2.J5K5, whole genome shotgun sequence:
CCATAATTCATATTTTTCACTGATGGCTTATGATTATTTTTATGTTGTTTTGTATTGCATTCATAATGCCCTTCAGGGGACCAATCAAGGCCACCCCATATTGTTTCTCCACCTTTTGGTATCATTGACATTGTTGAATCCCACGTTCGAGTCATTCGCATCAAATGTTGCAATGTTTGGAAATGAAAGACATCACTTTCCAGAACGTGTGGTGCAAAAGCCCTGCAAATCAACATTATAATGTTTGAGCTCTACCaaattttattgatatataatggtaaaattataattttaatactaAGGGGACTAAGTTCTTATAATTAATGTTAAATCTACAATAtttttagcttttgttttttattattatgaacTTATTCTAAAAACACTttttaagagtataataataaaaaattttagaattctttatgtattaaatgtattaaagatataaaaaaattatatttttaaaaaattttaataaaatatatttttaagccAAATTTATCTTAAAAACATTTTTGTGTACATAAAATGAAGAGGAgtacttaattttattttaaaaattaataaaaataaaataatatattctatataataATCATTCAATCACTCATTAAAAAACAAGTATAATCTATAAAATTACTATATAAATTTATACtaaaatatgtttaataaattaaaaaatctagaagcaaataattaataatttaacacatacacacacacatatatacacaCATAATTAAAAGATTTGTTCGAAGGGGGACCATGGCTGACGCTAGCCCTCCTTGGTTCCGCCACTGTTAGTATAACAACTTTTGACCAATAACTAGATCTCCATATTCATCAACAAAGATTTCATTGAcaggaaataaaatataaaattaaatgtttgAAATAATTCAAGTGAAGGTGTATGCACAAATTGGCACACACATACAcaatatattttacataattatattattaCTTAAGCCCAAAAAAGGAGTACAATTCAAAATATTAGTTCATTATATGAGAGAAGTTTATGAATTAAGTACCGCATTAATCCTACTTATTTTTATAATATGAGACTCTTGACATTGCCAACTCCTTTAAGGTAATGCCAATGGTGACTTCACTCTATCAACATTAGCAATAGTCATTTTCACATTATTGATCATGAATCTAAGTTTTGTTTCTTCCTGTTTGGGTTAAAATTGTATGAACAATctaaaaaaaacttatatatagcctatagctaattattttttttaaatctaactTCTTCATAAAGGCACCcattgttattatatatttaaatccaTAGAGAGTTTAACCAAATAACTGGTCCATCAGAGATTCTATAATCATTACATATACAAAAAGTATGATATGAATTAGAAGAAACACATAAACAAAGAACCACATAATAAAATAGCTTAAATACATACTTGACAATAGCGATATCCTTGGCTTCCATAGAGAAAAGTCCAGCAAGTGTTTTTGGAACACCAAGAAAGGGTCCTCCAATGTTCATTACTGCTTTAATATGTTTGGCACACCAATCAGAACCACCCCCTCCTCCCATTGGTGCTGGTGCTTCAACCCATTTCATAAAATGTAAAAAGTACAATGTACCCATTGAATGTGGAATTACAACCACCTTTTTACCTCCATTTGTAGCCACCATGAGTTCTATATTGCTTTTCATCCTACGTAGGGTTTGATCTCTAACCTGtacaaaaataactcaaattGGCAACACAATTATAGCTGTCAAACTCCATAATTCATTAAAGAGTAAATCACTAAATGCAAATTTTGGTATTTACAAAAAGGATTCCAAAAGTAAAAAGGTTTCCTTGCGTGGTTGCTAAAGAATTGTAAATGTTTGATAAATAAATGATCTAACTTTAAACTTGTTTTCTCTTTATTAATGTAAATGTGCAGGTCAATATTCACGTACAGAATATCAATATACATAAGATACACAAAGCAGGTATATTTAATGATGGaaccatattttatttaaaaaataatagaattcaGATAACTTATTGTTCACTTTTACTCTTATTGTAAATTTTATACATTTCTTTCTGTATCAAAATAGGTACCATCAATATAACCTTTAAATATGTCGTTTATGGAGGTGCATGTCACACTCTAACTATTCACTTCAACaattatattaacaaaaatagaagctagtttgcaGTTAGAcgattttatcaaatataaaggATAGAaacacattaaaatttttttcttttgatttgtgtAGTCTGCTAAAATCTTTTAGGCACTAATTTAATAGCTTAGTCTTCACTAAGATATATCAACTGTAAATAAGTTGGAAAAATATGATAACAATTACTCAAAGTTACCTCTGTATTTTGAAATGAAAGTCTCCAATCATAAGAAGCCATATACATGTTTTTCTCCTCATACCCAATACGTGCTAAATTAGCAATTAGAACTGCCCAAACAAAGAATCCAGGTGCAAAATAATCAGCTGCCACTAAGCCAGATACAGGCCTTATTCTCATTCCAGGAGGATCTAGTCCTGTCTCATTGTCTAATGACATGTGCTTCACCCAGCATAGAGGTCTGAATATAgtaaaatgaattaaattttcTATTATAACATACATACCAccataatcaaatttaatttgcatAAGCTAGTCATATCTCAAAGTAACTTGAAACGGCATATATGTAATGTCACTCAACAacaaatttttataagaaaaaatctAAATGTTCCAAAAGGTATTGTAGATCAATCATGAACAATCAATCAAACTCCTTAAATTTTTCACCAACTATTATTCAAATAGATCTTCCATATTTATAAGAGAAATTTTAATACTAGACAATAAAATTGATATAAGTAATAGCTCATCAATTAACTCAATATTAATCTTAGTAAGTTAACTTAAAGTTATATCTTCTTcagttataaataaaatatttcctTCTATTTGagtttgaaaattatgaaaatatatgAATAACGATATCATTATTAAATTATGTCAAAAGATAGTACTTTATGTTCATTGCAACTTGTGACTAGTACGTTATTAAGATCTTGTTAACTTGATTTATGTTGCATTTGTGCCTAGTAAATAGTAAGTTGAAGTAGAGTGGTAATATATTAGTACTATTCATGAAAATGTGTATAGTCATGATGTATTTAAGagaaaaaatttttatatgatttttctaTTATAATTCATATTGTTTGATAGATCAATTCactgcatttttattttcttaaccaTCTAGTGTCCTTTTTTAGTCTCACTCTATGAATATGTGAATGATATATACTAAATTAATGTATGAACATACAGATTTGATATAGCTAACAACAAATTTATAACTTTGATATGCAAACATTGGAAAGAGTGAAAATAACATCCTAATTTTCAAAAGTTATTGTTAAAAGTCATTTTATCATAAAATCTATTAGAAAGCTAAAATAatagtttagtattttttttttgtttttaacaaaTACTCTTTCAAAAAGGAATAACAATACCTTTTATACAATTCTCCAAAGGTGCCACCCCATAACCTCTTCCTAAATAAACCATCAGCGCATGATTCACCTTCCCAAAGCTCGAGGCCACAGGTGACAATACCCGGAACAAAGACTACCGGATGGTTGGCCTTGAGTCCTTCCTTCGCAAGTTTGATACCTGGGGGGTCTGGCATCGGTCCGGCGATAACCTCCGTCACATATTGTGGTATCGATCTTGGCATGGCATtgtagaggaaaagaagaaaccaCCATACTGTGCATACACCACCTACAAACCACCAACAATTATCCAAACATGACCATCGGGTGTTtgtattctttcttttctcttctcttattgtttttttctctttgtcATTGTCAATGTCACTATCATCATTGTTGTGGTCTGAATTAGGAGATGAAGGGGTTGAAGTTGGCTTTCTACGTCGTAAAAACGACATTGGTGTTTGGAAT
This genomic window contains:
- the LOC112770407 gene encoding phospholipid:diacylglycerol acyltransferase 1-like, with product MSFLRRRKPTSTPSSPNSDHNNDDSDIDNDKEKKTIREEKRKNTNTRWSCLDNCWWFVGGVCTVWWFLLFLYNAMPRSIPQYVTEVIAGPMPDPPGIKLAKEGLKANHPVVFVPGIVTCGLELWEGESCADGLFRKRLWGGTFGELYKRPLCWVKHMSLDNETGLDPPGMRIRPVSGLVAADYFAPGFFVWAVLIANLARIGYEEKNMYMASYDWRLSFQNTEVRDQTLRRMKSNIELMVATNGGKKVVVIPHSMGTLYFLHFMKWVEAPAPMGGGGGSDWCAKHIKAVMNIGGPFLGVPKTLAGLFSMEAKDIAIVKAFAPHVLESDVFHFQTLQHLMRMTRTWDSTMSMIPKGGETIWGGLDWSPEGHYECNTKQHKNNHKPSVKNMNYGRLISFGKEVATLHSSKLERLDFKGALKDKKHVNASICDVWTEYHEMGIENVEAIAKYKAYTADSILDLLYFVAPKMMKRGDAHFSHGIADDLDDPKYNHYKYWSNPLATTLPNATDMEIYSMYGVGIPTERAYVYKVNSDSKCNIPFKIDTLADGGKDDSCLQGGVYSTDGDETVPVLSSGFMFAKGWRGKTRFNPSGIRTYIREYDHSPPANLLEGRGTQSGAHVDILGNFALIEDIIRVAAGATCEDLGGERVYSDIFKWSEKINLKL